From Oncorhynchus nerka isolate Pitt River linkage group LG1, Oner_Uvic_2.0, whole genome shotgun sequence, the proteins below share one genomic window:
- the LOC135571762 gene encoding titin-like, with the protein MSCVSESSVREVVWYRNGVKLTQSSHYEFHMSVDGHCSLIINDLSEKDQGEYSCELISEGGVSAKSSFSFVGQVFQSIYTKVTAYVQQHMAMKVKTKQVTMSQKEASMAMASHTSSEQVVKKEIHGGAQMMMMGESAALSSMQESFSSQSAHMASSSMHQETSFSSSSMSSMAAMAAEMQMETMSLSSMSSMTSSHTMSSSSMTEMMSHSHLEGSSMRSIAQGMLGATGAPRIEALPEDITIELGKVLTVACAFSGEPTPNIEWSRSGKTLPGEKHGGRFHIETSEDLTTLIITSVKEEDAGVYTLKLYNDFGSDTATVTVSIRS; encoded by the exons ATGTCCTGTGTATCTGAAAGCAGCGTGAGAGAAGTTGTGTGGTACAGGAATGGAGTGAAACTGACACAGAGCAGTCACTATGAGTTCCACATGTCTGTGGATGGGCATTGTTCCCTCATTATCAATGACCTCTCTGAGAAGGACCAGGGAGAATACTCTTGTGAGCTTATCTCAGAAGGAGGAGTCTCTGCTAAATCTTCATTCTCATTTGTCGGCCAAGTGTTCCAATCCATCTACACTAAAGTCACAGCTTATGTGCAGCAACACATGGCCATGAAAG TGAAAACCAAACAAGTAACAATGAGTCAAAAAGAGGCATCTATGGCTATGGCTTCCCATACAAGTTCAGAACAGGTCGTTAAGAAAGAAATCCACGGAGGAgctcagatgatgatgatgggggaGAGTGCTGCTCTTAGTAGCATGCAGGAAAGCTTCTCTTCCCAATCAGCCCACATGGCTTCTTCTTCTATGCACCAGGAGACCTCTTTCAGCAGCTCCAGTATGTCTAGCATGGCTGCCATGGCTGCTGAAATGCAGATGGAAACCATGTCTCTATCTAGCATGTCTTCCATGACATCTTCCCATACCATGAGCTCCAGCAGTATGACCGAAATGATGAGTCACTCTCACCTGGAGGGGTCCTCCATGAGATCCATTGCACAGGGTATGCTAG GTGCAACAGGTGCACCAAGAATTGAAGCTCTCCCAGAGGATATAACCATTGAACTTGGGAAGGTCCTCACCGTAGCCTGTGCTTTCTCCGGAGAGCCCACACCTAACATCGAATGGTCCCGCAGTGGAAAAACCCTACCTGGTGAGAAGCATGGCGGTAGGTTCCATATCGAGACCTCAGAGGACCTCACTACACTCATCATCACCAGTGTGAAAGAGGAGGATGCTGGAGTGTACACCCTCAAACTGTACAATGACTTTGGATCTGACACTGCAACAGTAACTGTAAGCATTCGAtcataa